The DNA window AAATTGAAGtatattttccaaaatattcaGCATATATGTTCAAAAACTTCTTAGAACAATGACGATGTATGCATTccaatctaaataaaataataattgcaTTCTCATTTAACAAGCACTACAGCTGAAGTATCTTTATACTTATATGACGAAGTTCATTCACTATACGattgcatatatataaatatgtttatgtcaaaactgtgtatatatttaaggatgGAATGACCTCGGACTGTTGTCCCGGTAATTCTCACATTAATTAGCTGGAAGGTTTGCAGGGCCTTTTTTGACTCCCcctttttctaattttacaaTTTCACCTCTTGGTCTATGTCCTAAAAAGGACCCAAATAAATTCAGACTTATTCACCACCTGTCTTTTCCGAAAGGTGATTCAGTAAATGATAGTATTGCAGAGGAATTTCGTTCAGTTCAATATACAAGGATAATAGATGCAATTAGAGGCATAAAAGAGTTCAAAAGTCCATGTTTTCTTGCAAAAACTGACATTTCTATGGCTTATCGAAATTTACCCTTAAGACCTGAGGAATATCATTTGTTTGGATTTATGTGGAAAGGTCTCTATTATCATGATAAATGCCTCCCAATGGGAGTTTCATCAGCGTGTCAAATATTTGAACGTTTTAGTACAGGGCTTCATTGGATaggacaaaattttatgaatgagGGTATCATGTTTCACATTTTAGATGATTTTTTGATAGTTGCCCAGTCCAGGGATCTATGTGAAATTTATCTCAAACAATTTTTGGATGTTTGTGATAAAATAGGTGTACCTATGGCTCCTGACAAGACTGTAGGCCCAGCTCATTGCTTAACTTTTTTGGGAATTGAATTAGATACGGTTGAACAAGAAGCACGTTTGCCATCTGATAAATTATCTAAATGTAGTGAGTTAATCCAAGATTTTCTAGGAAGGAAAAAAGTGACATTACGAGAGATACAGTCACTTTGTGGTCTTCTTAACTTTGCATGTCAAGTAGTCCTTCCTGGCAGGGCTTTTTTGAGGAGAATATATGAAATAACCAAGACTTTAAGAAAACCTCATCACACTGTTAAACTGACCAGGGGGTGTAAAGATGATTTGTTGGTTTGGCAAAGCTTTTTAGAACATTTCAATGGGAAATGTTTCTTTATCGATGAAAAGATGGTTTCAAACGATGTATTTCAGTTGTACACTGATGCTTCAGGGACTTATGGATATGGGGCAGTTTTTGGAAAGTCTTGGTTTTATGGGGAATGGAATGAGCAATGGTTAAGCCAAAACATAACTGTCAAGGAGTTGTTTCCCATTGTCTTGGCAATTGAAGTTTGGGGAATTCAGATGGCAAACAgatctatttgttttaattgtgaCAATGAGgctttagtacatgtattgaaTAAGCAATCCAGCACTGAgaaaaatgtaatgtttttgATTCGCAGACTGGTATTGTTATCTTTacaatttaatgttttgttttctgccGTTCATTTACCCGGCAAGTTGAATATCTTAAGTGACGCACTTTCCCGTTTACAGATTTCCAAGTTCCAGAAACTAATGCCAGATGCAGACCCAGAGCCTACACTTGTACCTCATCTACCAATCTTACCAGTTTAGATAATACAGTTGATGACCTATTAAAATCATCTTTGGCAAATTCAACAAGAAAACAGTATAATAAAATATGGATAGATTTTAGACAGTTTTGCATTTCTCATTTAAGTATAACAGACTCAGTAATACCTATATCCATTCACACATTGTCACTATATTTGGCTTCATTATATGAAAGGGGTTATGCTCCCTCTACAATGTCAACCTATAACTCAGCTATAAGTTATTGGCACAAAATTAATAATGTATCAGATCCCACTGCttcctttttaatttataagttaATCCATGGGGCAAAGAAAAAACGTTGCACTTTTGATGGCAGATTACCAATAACAATCACCATATTAGAGAGACTAGTCACAGGATTGAACATTATATGCAAAAATCCATTTTACCAAATGTTATATAAAGCTATGTACACTGTTgcattttttgcttttttgaggGTTGGTGAAATGACAGCGAGATCtgtaattacatgtactaaCAATCACTGTTTAAAGATGGATAACATTGAAATTCAATCTGACCAATTCATTATATCTTTCAGTTCATTCAAGCACTCAGTCCCAGGCAAGGTTCATAAAATTCTTATTAATAGACAACAAAAAGAATCTATTTGCCCAGTTAAATATCTTCTGGCATATTTGAACTACAGAAGTTCTCAACCTGGCATTGccaatttattttgtcatttaaatggGTCACCAATATCTCGATCACAGTTCATTGACACGCTTAATAAATCACTGAATTTTATTGGATTATCATCTAAATATTACAAAGGTCATTCCTGCAGAATTGGTGCTGCTAGTTGGGCTTTGCAAAATGGCAAATCAGATAGCCAAATTCGTAGCCTTGGTAGATGGAAGTCAAATGCCTTTCTAAAGTACTTAAGACCAGATGTATCTTCAAATTagacaaaattaaacataaaccCAACTGTGATTATACATTTGCAAGTATAATACTATGATTTTGTTAGGTGACGAGCTGGAGCAGTCACAGTCTTATTTATTGAGGGCTAGTATTGAATTAttgtaaaaacatatatatatacattttgtacttgcCTACAAtgtctcttttttatttttgaaatgtatgaatatgtttataaacattagttttatttttgcaatattgtaTCCAAATGTATGGTTACATTATGCAATGTTGTATAAGTTAAACCATATACCAGTatgcaaatgtatttttatatgatacttttttacaCCCTACCTGTGTTTATTTGGTGACGGGCATGAGCAGTCACAAAGAAACTGTACAATTTAAATAGGTTGTTGTAATACTTaaattatgtttcttttttattgttatatttgcaatatgattttgttttaaaatattttcatgcaGCTGCGGGTGGGGGGAATTGTGACACAATTCGGTGGCAAATGTTTGGTCCCCACCTTCGCTTATCATTATAGTTGTTGTAAATAAATCTGACATTAGAGTAGAAATAAAATAGCGCCACAAATGGTGGCACAAATTTTGCCAATAATATGTGTTGGTTTTTATTTAATAGAGAAGCGAACAGAGCTGGCTGCATAGTTAGGTTAAGTGTATATAGTTGTTTCTATAGATCGTCAATGGAGGAGCACAAAATAgggttatgaataaaataaataacacatttaTGCGAAGAACAGAGCATTTGTGTAATGTCCAACCCGGGGTTGTTTCGGCTATTGTCTAAATTAATTGCTCATGAATATTGATGAGTTTGATGCGCACGCATTTCTTGCTGATCTTGAACTACTTGAAAATTTTGATCAAAGGattaatcaattaattttcattttattgatttcCGCCACATCCCCAACCACCTCCTTTTAAACTAATTAAACTCAGGAGAAAGTTTATGAAAGTTTTGTATTTAGACTCCTATGATATAATGTTACTTTGTTAGCTATTACATCTAAGTAAAATGTAActtttaactttatattgttataatgtttattttaaatctgtttctgttttttaactttaatttatgtttatgtaaAGGGGCAAATGTTTGGTCCCCACCTTCGCTTATCATTATAGTTGTTGTAAATAAATCTGACATTAGAGTAGAAATAAAATAGCGCCACAAATGGTGGCACAAATTTTGCCAATAACATGTGTTGGTTTTTATTTAATAGAGAAGCGAACAGAGCTGGCTGCATAGTTAGGTTAAGTGTATATAGTTGTTTCTATAGATCGTCAATGGAGGAGCATAAATACTTCAGAGACGTCAAATAACCTATAATTCATCGATCACCAAACTTTCACCGAATTCAAGTTCACGCCAAACAGTAACTATAAAAATATAGCTGCATTTCATACACAACTATTTGTTCGAACAGACAATACGTAAGAGAGAGGCATTTGAGTATTAATGTTAATTAATCTTTAACATTACGTTTACCTTAACTCAATGCTAGCATTTAGAATAATTTACATAATGTTATGCCGGCGTCACATATTGGCGTATAGACCGACGTGCACCAGATGTACAAAGAAAATCGACTAAGTCCGTATGTGTTAGGTTACCGTGGTTAGGTGCACGCAAGGGGAACGCTAAGCAAATATAAGATGCGCGTTGCATCAGTTTAAAACACGTCGAAATGCAAAGGTATACTCTTGAACTCCAAGAAAGTGTTATATAGCAGAACACTTTTCGACTAGCTATCGCGTTTTTCAGCGTAAACCTGCTCGCTACACGCACACAGTACATACGTTACAAGCGCGCTGGGAAACGCTACAGATAAGTTTGAGACACGTTTTTGACAGATTGTATACGACTCTAGATCTTCGACTTTTATTAGGACTTCCACTTATGCCGACGTCACACATTGGCGTATAGACCGGCGTGCACCAAACGTacagacaaaattgacaaagtcGGTATACGTTTGTTGCACGCCAGCAGAACGCTAAGCAATCGTTAAACGCGCGTTGCATAAGTTTGAAGAATATCTAAATATAAAGGTATACGCTTGGTGAACGCTACAACTTGAGAAATTTTTATGCAGCATAAACAAATTCATCCAGCTCAAGCGTGTGTCTAGCGTACACCTGTACGCTACATTCACGTAATACATACGCTACAAGCGCGTTGAAAACGCTAGAGATAAGTTTGAGACACGTTAAGGACACTTTGCATACGTTTCAAGATCGTTCGACTTTAACTTAAACGTATGCGGGTGTGTTTGTAACAAAAATCCCTTAATAGAAACGTCCACGATACGACCGGAACGCGTCTCAAATACGTCCAAGGAACGTTTTTCCTTCGTATCGTGTATTCCAACTACGTTAGACAAACGCCAGACTTACGCCACCATACTATTCTTGAACGCCCGATACACGCTTAGGTACGATTCCTGTACGTCCAATACACGCTTAAAGCTGCATGATTGTGCACACGTTACAGATATGATTGACAGGTtgaatgcataaaaaaatactaGCGTATTGGCAGCGTACATGACTTTTTAACACGCCAGGCGTACGTCGGAGCTATACGCTGATGTGTAACGCCGGTATTAGATGTAagcggtgggcatgtgttacctttccacgtcagttttaatctagcggcgtactacagtacatgatatataaggcatgaagatgttattgttacagatcagctaaattatctatagtaaaggatcctacaaattaatgtaagatacagtcacagaaaataattatattcataagtacgtctgagtcagtgacaaccctacaacagatgtatccatcggatcgccatcaatgatggtgatacatggctgtgttcataatgtatatacaactcgtctaaacatcaacccaacaatgttagatctgtaaatttgctttcgcaaatttttggttcttccctcgccgggattcgaacccatgctattgtgatatcgtgacaccaaatcgcctgcactgcagccgtcccgctagaccacacgaccacctgggctctcaaaaaaagagctttcggtgggcatgtgttacctttccacgtcagttttaatctagcggcgtactacagtacatgatatataaggcatgaagatgttattgttacagatcagctaaattatctatagtaaaggatcctacaaattaatgtaagatacagtcacagaaaataaggcatgaagatgttattgttacatatatatatatatatgtctgtgCAAGACCATGTGTATCCAGAATTAGTACAAACATAacatagagaatggaaatggagaatattTTGAAGAAACAATAGCCTTaacaaagagcagataacagtcGAAGGCCACCTGCGGGTCTTGAtattcaatgcagcgagaaaattGCCTTCTTATTGGCAGCGTACATGGTTTTTGACTACGCCCGGCTTATGTTGGTGTTAAACACTGTGTGAAACCGTTAGTCCACTCAACATGCTCAAGATTAAATGGTTATCGTTTTTGGTTTCCTTAGTTGTATAGATTAAGATAAGTTATAACTAATTAACAATGAACGATTTAGATACTTATataacataaatttattttttgtatttgtctttGTCAAAGAATACTTGCAAATAATTAAAGTATTTGTATCTGTCACATATTTAATGACACtgcgttttaaaaaaaaaacaaaacaagtataGTTACTGAATGTGTCCTGgtttaaaaaacacatttatcaCTGAATCAATTCTTAAAAGAAAGGAATGCATTATACGACGATAGATTGTTAACAAtcgtatatacatgtaataggtTTTTCATCTGATTTAATGATAACAGTTATGCTTCGATACAGAAGTGACAAAAGTACGAAATAAAATGTAGAATGTACTTTTGTACGaatactatatatatgtattcgGAAGAGTAGTATTACCCTAGCCATTATTTTAGATATAATTCATatgataatatacaattatttccTTTGATGAGGCGATacgattatttaacaaacaaagaaaAGGGAGTCTCACCGAGGCCGAAGACCGAGGCTGAATTTCATATTTCTCGGGTTGATAGATCATGATATCAACAGAAATCAAAACtcaaatattcttttattatcCCTATTTTTATCTTAACCCAATTATCTATTTTACTGGGATAAACAACACTTAAGATATAGAAGTGGAAAAAATGCCATACATTTGATATGTGGAAACGTAGTGCATCGACACATTTACAATAACCATCTGATTAAAAGTCATTTGTAGTTGCAACATCCAAAGATGCTGTACATTACATTATAATGCTTTACATTACATACATTACTTGAAACTAGTAAGACGAGTAATCATCAAATATCGtagttttttttactgttttacaaaatggtgaaaatgttatcttttagctatttattggaaagaagAATGCTTCAGCTACACCAacatgggctgtttttgacgatacaatgcacatatatcgggtactaacaccattaagtcatgctaaattagggacgacatcaaaagatcgatgtaggataaaaaacttaaatcaaatagtttgggggtgggggtggggggggggggtaaaaattctacaagttttgtatatctaaaatcgatttttacatatattcctattggtaaatcaatttttcccaaattaagttaagagggggtgGGGGTGTCAgggaaaaaactatgtgaattaagttttttatcctacattgaacttttgatgtcgtcccttactaAAATCATCACAATTTTAGcgttttaattaaatttagactgtttccgtcttaaatgaaagtgcccgcattcgtgttcattcataatattgaaatgtaagttgtatttaatgataatgcataacatatataaaggttaaggataaacacggatgcggccactttcatttttgacaaaaaacatctgaaatgtgacgattttttgcatatttgatagatttttttttatttaagcttgaatcggggCGCTTTTAATGACTTAGTCAGTTAAAATTTTTCACattaactaattgaatcaatggAAATAGACACTTCAGTGTTTTAAAAGTGTCCCAAAATCTTTCGTtaaatgaacttgaaatttgaggccaaaatcggcccttaatCGGCTCCTTTGTAATATTAAAGTACACGAAAAGTCATTAGCAAAACAAACATGTAGTTGTTTTTTAAGGTTTTGTGAATAATATGTCTCCCTGTGTTGATGTGATCTCATTGTACGAAATAGAGCCTTCTCGTGTTTTTTAATAAGCGAACAGTTTTGACTTAACGTAAGTGTATTTAAAccaaaaccatttatttttcaatagagTGTAATGTTTTATGTGAATGTACGTATTACATGTCAACTGTcgtatataaatattacaataaccgaagtatttaaatgattttcttttatttaatacGGGTTACATCGTCATACCTACACATCTCCTAAGGAATTAATATTGTGATGGACGGAATACACTGCATTGACGGTCTCAGGATAAATAGTTGACAAGTCTAAGCATTATTCTAGTTGTGGTAAGTTATTTGCTacaatttaatgtaaatttacGGAACGCAATGACTACCTTATGTTGATGATCATCGTTTATGCAGTGGTCATAACATTATATGCAGCCGTGCCAGCATTATATACAGTGGTCATAACTTTATAAATGCAGTGGTCATAACTTTATATACGCAGTGGTAACAACActatgttatagataatgcatattttaaggtttttcttgtcgtagaggggtgtcaggattgatcaaatgggtctttctttgaacaattctGACACCCCGGGGTGTGTTctacaagaaaaaccttaaaatatgcattatctgacttatataccgtcaaaaaatattattttttataaatatttgcaaaatttagtatcctattttaccgacaacactaatAAACTATTATGTGATATTGCTACGTCATGAAGATACATTTCAAACTATAATGACATTGTAATATAGCATAAAGCAATTTTTTCATACTACTTTGTCACCTCAGTATGttataacaatacatttgtatactATACAATCATCTCGATATAGCATGGAACAATTTTGTCATACTATTATGTCATAAACTATCTTATAAAGACAAATTTTAATATCAAGCTAATAATTCTTATTTCACGAGGTGTCATCTATATACCAGTAGACTATTTCATTACGCTATCAGACCATTTCACCATACCATAAGACCATTTAATCATACCATAAGACAAATCTATTAAAAGCGGCGAAAATTCCCCGCGAAATTCATCAGCAACAtcgattgtaaaaataaaaaaaaaaaggccgtGAGGGAAATTATTTTGCGGACCCTAGGAAATCGCTTTCAAGATGAATGAAATTATCGACTTTAGCGATGCGGAGCTGAAAAGACACGAAAGGCGACACATACagtaataatataataaattcttttttaaagagGATAACTCAAGCAAAGAATTCCGTAACCAcaaatttcttaaaacttttactaatttctttcatagatataattaaatatttagttttgaagtttggttgtgcctttagaaaacttatttcaaacagGATAGCACATCTTCATCTTTACGGATGTTGTTTACCATGCCCTGAAGTTTAGAACGATTCTGGTAAACTTATCGATCCTTTAAATACTagtaaacttattctaaaaggttaccaattcaaaaCTGTAATTAGATcgataaacattgtttttattggtattaataatgattttgttatcagtaaattaaaagcaaactaaatatttctataatgtaatattcatatacacattcatggatctacaatctgtcgatacctgtatcaTGGCATTGtacaaggtcatgttttctctgactgtgtatgacgtctttacaccggctaaatccattggatgttggatgtgtactgattgataaaaGAGGgataaaactcataaatctaaaacaaactgacaacgccaaggctaaaaatgaaaaagacaaacagaaaaacaatagtacacatgacacaacatagaaaactaaagaataaacaacacgaaccccaccaaaactaggggtgatctcaggtgctccggaagggtaaacagatcctgctccacatgtggcacccgtcgtgttgcttatgtgattacaaatccggtaaatagtctaattcggtaggtcacattcatgaaagggaaggggattgtagttacgacgtaaggaacatatccgatatcatttgtgaaacggttattccataacggtcaaccaactcgtgatggcgtccgtaaaatttacgaagggatgatttcaacttcaccatttggaactcttggtttaatagcttccttgtgagcagtaaccctctatcaagaaagtcatgataggaaatgcaagcacgggaatatcgtatcaattgggagatatataccccgtgtgcaggtgctgctggaatgttgctacttagaaatggaaagttcacaattggaaagctgaaatcatctcttttgtcgtaaagttttgttttcaaccgaccctcattgtcaatttctagatgttagtcaagatatgaagccgacttaactgtatctgtagtatcctttatctccaattcgatgggatagatgcgttccacatagtcaccaaattttgaattgtttagtgaaagaacgtcatatatatagcggaaagtagagttaaaggatattgctaacttcttatctttcttcctaatttagtctaagatgcatgatttttttattagttgttagtgacTTTGacctagctgtcagtaactacatacgagtactctcagatctgtgcTTAtcgtctttttgttgttggaatgtacaagtacccggccacgtccacttgtatttgtagtatttgtatttcttcaatccatctaatgagttaagcctttttcaactgatttttataattcatgcttatattgtattgaattgtactgttataccactgttaGAAGAAGGTtgagatcccgctaacatgtttaaccgtGCCATATTCTTTATGTATGtttctgtcccaagtcaggggccCGTATTTCAGTAATTGTCGCTTGTTTATGtgtaaagcctcggtcacaccttaccggatagcacgaacggacgcctaacagatgaaaataaaagttgtacgttgacaaaattgttatccgttgggagtccgttgatgtactgaacgaataaaacggacgtgtaacggatgcataacggacacacaccggatatgcaacgtacgagaaacggaaacgtaccggacagaacggacgtcgaacgtacatccaacggacgagtaccgcataaaacggacacctaacggaagcgtaccggataaaacagATGAACAAGATTTATGGAAAAATcaaaggcgacaataataatacatgtaaatcgcataaatattcaaaatgtttctgtgtaactggttttggtttgttcatCAAAATTCCGCCAAAGGGCAGTGTCTGGCCTGGATAAGAactgcttgattgtgaagacgtgcctatactctaagatcgattaggaataataagaattcatgaaccttaagaaatctgacataccattaattggcatttctgacgcgaaattttcaattggcatttatccgtttcagatccgttcatcatccgttttatccgtaaTACGTCTGGTAGAAGTccgttcaacatccgttttatccgttaaacgtccgttggtgaatttatcttcCAAACCTCtaacggatgtataacggacacgtaacggatacaaaacgaaaacgaaacggacgagtaccatACAAAACGGACAgtttatccgttggacgtccgttcaaagttttgaacatgctcaaaatttttcaccggacagaacggacgtcgacggataaaacgtacgcttaacgaacatgcaacggatatggacggacgtctaacggataagaacggacgtctaacggacatgaacggattgaaataAAGTTATCCGTTAGTCGTCCGTTCGCGCTAtaccggtaaggtgtgaccgaggcttgcATATtaatttttcgttcatttttttgtacattaattacgccgttagttttctcgtttgaattgttttacattgtcgttTTGACCGTTTCTGCgtttttgtagctgactatgcggtatgggatttgctcaatgttgaaggccgtacggtgacctataatttctgtgttatttggtctctagtggtaagttgtctca is part of the Mytilus trossulus isolate FHL-02 unplaced genomic scaffold, PNRI_Mtr1.1.1.hap1 h1tg000085l___fragment_1__unscaffolded, whole genome shotgun sequence genome and encodes:
- the LOC134699860 gene encoding uncharacterized protein LOC134699860 produces the protein MGVSSACQIFERFSTGLHWIGQNFMNEGIMFHILDDFLIVAQSRDLCEIYLKQFLDVCDKIGVPMAPDKTVGPAHCLTFLGIELDTVEQEARLPSDKLSKCSELIQDFLGRKKVTLREIQSLCGLLNFACQVVLPGRAFLRRIYEITKTLRKPHHTVKLTRGCKDDLLVWQSFLEHFNGKCFFIDEKMVSNDVFQLYTDASGTYGYGAVFGKSWFYGEWNEQWLSQNITVKELFPIVLAIEVWGIQMANRSICFNCDNEALVHVLNKQSSTEKNVMFLIRRLVLLSLQFNVLFSAVHLPGKLNILSDALSRLQISKFQKLMPDADPEPTLVPHLPILPV